In Thermodesulfobacteriota bacterium, one DNA window encodes the following:
- the era gene encoding GTPase Era, with translation MGSFKAGFISIIGRPNVGKSTLFNRIIGEKVAIVTPTPQTTRHRILGIKNVEGGQLIFLDTPGLHEGRTELNRRMVQTALASSRDADVILFMIEAVSPQIEEDQKRLDSLKKNKGVPFLVINKIDLIRKELLLPLMDQYQKLHPFEKIIPVSAASGEGVDLLVKEILNALPESPPYYPEDMFTDQTERAIVSEMIREQVIHQTYQEIPHATAVTIESFKEHPEKGLVVIQGTIYVEKESQRKILIGKGGQRLKKIGEAARKEIEAFLGKRVFLELWVKVVKDWTRDPHSLDELGYLGP, from the coding sequence ATGGGCTCCTTCAAAGCGGGTTTTATCTCCATCATAGGAAGGCCGAACGTCGGCAAGTCCACCCTGTTCAACCGAATCATAGGCGAGAAGGTCGCGATCGTCACCCCGACCCCCCAGACGACCCGCCATCGGATCCTCGGGATCAAGAACGTCGAGGGGGGGCAGCTCATCTTTCTCGACACCCCAGGGCTTCACGAAGGCCGAACGGAGTTGAACCGGAGGATGGTCCAAACGGCCCTGGCCTCAAGCCGGGATGCCGACGTCATCCTCTTTATGATCGAGGCGGTGTCTCCCCAGATTGAAGAAGACCAGAAACGGCTCGATTCGCTCAAGAAGAACAAGGGGGTCCCTTTCCTTGTGATCAACAAGATCGATCTCATTCGCAAGGAACTCCTCCTGCCCTTGATGGATCAATACCAGAAGCTCCATCCCTTTGAGAAGATCATCCCCGTCTCTGCCGCTTCCGGAGAAGGGGTAGACCTTTTGGTCAAGGAGATTCTGAACGCCCTTCCTGAATCTCCTCCCTACTATCCCGAGGACATGTTCACCGACCAGACGGAGAGGGCCATCGTCTCTGAAATGATTCGGGAACAGGTGATTCACCAAACCTACCAAGAAATCCCTCACGCCACGGCAGTGACCATCGAATCTTTCAAGGAACATCCCGAGAAAGGATTGGTGGTCATCCAGGGCACAATCTATGTTGAAAAAGAATCCCAACGGAAGATCCTCATCGGGAAAGGCGGCCAGCGGTTGAAAAAGATCGGGGAAGCGGCGAGGAAGGAGATCGAGGCCTTTTTGGGGAAAAGGGTCTTTTTAGAGTTATGGGTGAAGGTTGTGAAGGATTGGACACGGGACCCTCATTCCTTAGATGAATTGGGATATCTCGGTCCGTAG